One segment of Asaia bogorensis NBRC 16594 DNA contains the following:
- a CDS encoding SDR family oxidoreductase, producing the protein MSEPALFSLKGKRALITGASRGIGYTLAQGLGRYGAEIILNGRDPAHLDSARARLEGEGIVTRGSVFDVTNQDQVIAGVEAVEAEGPIDILINNAGIQFRSPLDQFPRAEWDRLISTNLSSVFFVAQAVSKGMITRGRGKIINICSVQSELARPGIAPYTATKGAVKMLTKGMATDWARHGLQINGLAPGYFETEMNAALVADPAFSSWLCQRTPAARWGKSEELVGAAVFLASEASSFVNGHILTVDGGLTASV; encoded by the coding sequence ATGTCCGAGCCCGCCCTTTTTTCCCTCAAGGGCAAGCGCGCCCTCATCACCGGCGCCTCGCGCGGCATCGGCTATACGCTCGCACAGGGTCTGGGGCGCTACGGGGCTGAAATCATTCTCAACGGGCGTGACCCGGCACATCTCGATTCCGCACGGGCCCGTCTTGAGGGCGAGGGCATCGTGACACGCGGCAGCGTCTTCGATGTCACCAATCAGGATCAGGTCATTGCAGGTGTCGAGGCCGTCGAGGCCGAAGGACCGATCGATATCCTGATCAACAACGCCGGCATCCAGTTCCGCTCGCCTCTCGACCAGTTTCCGCGTGCCGAATGGGACCGTCTGATCTCCACCAATCTCAGCTCGGTGTTTTTTGTCGCCCAGGCGGTCTCGAAAGGCATGATCACGCGTGGGCGCGGCAAGATCATCAACATCTGTTCTGTGCAGAGCGAGCTGGCGCGTCCCGGCATTGCCCCCTACACCGCAACCAAGGGGGCCGTGAAAATGCTCACCAAGGGCATGGCGACCGACTGGGCACGGCACGGGCTGCAGATCAACGGGCTGGCCCCGGGGTATTTCGAAACGGAGATGAACGCAGCCCTTGTTGCCGATCCGGCCTTTTCCTCATGGCTGTGCCAGCGCACCCCCGCGGCACGATGGGGCAAGAGTGAGGAGCTGGTAGGCGCTGCTGTGTTTCTCGCCTCCGAGGCCTCGAGCTTCGTCAATGGGCATATACTGACTGTTGACGGGGGTTTGACGGCATCCGTGTAA
- a CDS encoding PAS domain-containing protein, giving the protein MLLWERPGPDNLTSSRVTATHPALHPLCETFPDIGFALIAVSSGHAHLVATAQGGAATRDAIPVFPDLSRATGQDWTRESSFSGEGEFAGWDFFPFGTPVAGLIAAAARQNPLSPQQKRIVQAHATLLGTIGQRDARALAVAGRNGTLNAPLHKAPVVTPDATPPPGENGSREAMLGFLLWNAKSGLLTGDPYLASLCGLDPEALRLGVEWPVFLACFHEDAEILPETDPVAWLTRAETGDVAFRQTDGPPRAVHISVHPHPDGCTGTVIDTTIDPDERAALRASQSFVTSLLVSASDCVKILDLDGKITFVNHGAVLVLGLCSPADMLGVYWPDVWQERGRKLSLNAIDAARDGLTSHFQEYVETTDGRKRLWDVVVTPILGPGGRPERILGVSRDMTVANQEHERLELALAAGTIIGMWLWDAKRQLVTGDLRMAETLRLSPARLAEGVALTQLLDCITPEDRPVLQEALDTALHERKPFRCEFRLCDDGSRASRWIEANGSCTYDHNGQISHFPGILLDIDAPKRQTLKREALVTFGDELRALTSEADILALTARTLGMTIEADRSGFADVDHERELAQVTDCWRRDPETPDVSGLYAFRSFGSYIDLLKAGEVVAIDDVRTDPLTAAQAAQFAPLQICALLNVPIMDNGVLQAVAIVHFAHAHCWDDITLSFVRTIADRSWAAIRQMRAQEALRRMNETLEEQVLRRTRERDRLWAISADLLALTDRDGRLRYLNPSWQTCFGDKARDWIGSKAEQLVHPADMARATEALALLREGKLDHGVDLRFLHQDGEWHTFNWSGSTEGEDIYLIGRDVTDRIALEDQLRQSQKMEAVGQLTGGLAHDFNNILAGIGGALSLLTRRIAQGRTEGLDRYITAAQGATDRAAALTHRLLAFSRRQTLDPQPADINILILGLQDLIAGTVGPAVVLELCLDETIGPALVDTNQLENALLNLSINARDAMPEGGHLTIATSRATLGALQAEEWGVRPGIYQVLSVTDTGVGMSADVMARAFDPFFTTKPLGKGTGLGLSMIYGFARQSGGRVSIASIPGAGTSVHIWLPSHAAALPSPVVAPDLSPDGDALRNLRVLLVDDEETLRFTVRETLEDWGAIVQEASDGTAALALLNDRERLYDVLITDVGLPGGLNGRQLADAALVLRPLLSVLFITGYAEQAIFDRSGQDEKIHILPKPFTTAMLDEKLRNALRRG; this is encoded by the coding sequence ATGTTGCTTTGGGAGCGTCCCGGTCCGGATAACCTGACGAGTTCACGGGTCACCGCAACCCATCCGGCGTTGCACCCCCTGTGCGAAACATTCCCCGACATCGGTTTCGCGCTCATTGCTGTCAGCAGCGGTCATGCGCATCTTGTCGCAACGGCACAGGGCGGGGCTGCAACACGCGACGCGATACCGGTATTTCCTGATCTCTCACGCGCGACGGGACAGGACTGGACCCGCGAGTCATCCTTCTCAGGCGAGGGTGAGTTTGCCGGCTGGGACTTCTTTCCCTTCGGCACCCCAGTCGCAGGGCTGATTGCAGCAGCCGCTCGGCAAAACCCTTTATCCCCGCAGCAAAAGCGCATCGTTCAGGCTCATGCCACCCTTCTTGGCACCATAGGCCAAAGGGACGCGCGTGCCCTCGCTGTGGCAGGGCGGAATGGCACCCTCAATGCCCCATTGCATAAGGCGCCTGTCGTCACACCGGATGCGACGCCCCCTCCCGGCGAGAACGGTTCACGCGAGGCCATGCTCGGCTTTCTGCTCTGGAATGCCAAGAGTGGTCTGCTGACGGGCGATCCTTATCTCGCGTCTCTTTGTGGCCTCGATCCTGAAGCCTTGCGTCTCGGTGTCGAATGGCCGGTTTTTCTGGCCTGTTTCCATGAAGATGCTGAAATCCTGCCGGAAACCGATCCTGTCGCATGGCTGACGAGGGCTGAAACAGGCGATGTAGCCTTCCGGCAGACGGACGGACCGCCGAGAGCCGTTCATATCAGTGTGCATCCCCATCCTGATGGCTGCACCGGGACGGTCATCGACACCACGATCGATCCGGATGAACGGGCTGCACTGCGCGCCAGCCAGTCTTTCGTCACTTCGCTGCTCGTCAGCGCCAGTGACTGCGTGAAGATCCTTGATCTCGACGGCAAGATCACCTTCGTCAATCACGGCGCTGTTCTGGTGCTTGGTCTTTGCTCGCCCGCCGACATGCTGGGGGTATACTGGCCCGATGTGTGGCAGGAGCGCGGGCGCAAGCTCTCGCTGAACGCGATCGACGCTGCCAGGGACGGGCTCACCAGCCATTTCCAGGAATATGTCGAGACGACCGATGGGCGCAAACGCCTGTGGGATGTCGTGGTGACACCCATACTTGGCCCCGGGGGCAGGCCAGAGCGTATCCTCGGTGTCTCGCGTGACATGACGGTGGCCAATCAGGAACACGAGCGCCTTGAGCTTGCACTTGCGGCCGGCACCATCATCGGCATGTGGCTGTGGGACGCCAAACGCCAGCTTGTGACGGGCGATCTGCGCATGGCGGAGACGCTCCGTCTCTCCCCGGCCCGACTTGCCGAGGGGGTGGCGCTCACGCAATTGCTGGATTGCATCACCCCTGAAGATCGCCCGGTTCTTCAGGAAGCGCTTGACACCGCATTGCACGAGCGCAAGCCGTTCCGCTGCGAGTTTCGTCTATGCGACGACGGCTCGCGTGCCAGCCGGTGGATCGAGGCCAATGGCTCGTGCACCTACGACCATAACGGCCAGATCAGTCATTTCCCCGGCATTCTGCTCGATATCGACGCGCCCAAACGCCAGACGCTCAAGCGTGAGGCGCTGGTGACTTTCGGTGACGAACTGCGCGCGCTGACGAGTGAGGCTGACATTCTGGCGCTTACAGCGCGGACGCTGGGCATGACCATCGAGGCAGACCGTTCCGGTTTTGCCGATGTGGATCATGAGCGCGAACTGGCGCAGGTTACAGATTGCTGGCGCCGGGACCCTGAAACCCCCGATGTTTCGGGGCTCTATGCCTTCCGGTCCTTTGGCTCCTATATCGATCTGCTCAAGGCCGGTGAAGTTGTTGCCATCGATGATGTCAGGACTGATCCCCTGACTGCTGCGCAGGCTGCGCAGTTTGCCCCGCTCCAGATCTGCGCCCTGCTCAATGTGCCGATCATGGATAACGGTGTTCTGCAGGCTGTCGCCATCGTCCATTTTGCCCACGCCCATTGCTGGGACGACATCACGCTCTCCTTCGTTCGTACGATTGCTGACAGAAGCTGGGCCGCCATACGCCAGATGCGCGCGCAGGAAGCCCTGCGCCGCATGAACGAAACCCTTGAAGAGCAGGTGCTACGCCGTACGCGTGAACGCGACAGGTTGTGGGCGATCAGCGCCGACCTGCTGGCCCTTACCGATCGTGACGGCAGGCTGCGCTACCTCAATCCGAGCTGGCAGACCTGCTTTGGGGACAAGGCGCGTGACTGGATTGGCAGCAAGGCCGAGCAGCTGGTGCATCCAGCCGATATGGCACGCGCGACCGAGGCCCTTGCCCTGCTGCGCGAGGGCAAGCTCGATCATGGCGTTGACCTAAGATTTCTGCATCAGGATGGGGAATGGCACACATTCAACTGGTCCGGCTCGACCGAGGGAGAAGACATCTATCTGATCGGACGTGACGTGACCGATCGCATCGCTCTGGAGGATCAGCTTCGCCAGTCGCAGAAGATGGAAGCGGTCGGCCAGCTGACAGGCGGCCTCGCCCATGATTTCAATAATATCCTGGCCGGGATCGGGGGCGCACTCTCGCTCCTGACACGTCGTATCGCCCAGGGACGTACAGAGGGGCTGGACCGTTATATCACGGCGGCGCAAGGTGCCACGGATCGCGCCGCCGCCCTGACGCATCGCCTTCTGGCCTTCTCGCGCCGTCAGACACTCGACCCGCAACCCGCTGACATCAATATTCTCATCCTCGGGCTTCAGGACCTTATTGCCGGCACAGTCGGGCCAGCTGTCGTGCTCGAACTCTGCCTGGACGAAACCATCGGGCCGGCCCTGGTCGATACCAACCAGCTTGAAAATGCGTTGCTCAATCTGTCGATCAACGCCCGTGATGCCATGCCCGAGGGCGGGCACCTGACGATTGCCACTTCACGCGCCACGCTGGGGGCCCTTCAGGCCGAAGAATGGGGGGTGCGCCCCGGGATCTATCAGGTGCTCTCGGTGACAGATACGGGTGTGGGCATGAGCGCCGATGTCATGGCGCGCGCTTTCGATCCCTTCTTTACCACCAAGCCCTTGGGCAAGGGGACCGGGCTGGGGCTGAGCATGATCTATGGCTTTGCCAGACAATCGGGGGGACGGGTCAGCATTGCCTCGATCCCTGGTGCGGGAACCTCGGTCCATATCTGGCTGCCCAGCCATGCCGCCGCCCTGCCCTCGCCTGTCGTCGCGCCTGACCTCTCGCCGGATGGCGACGCCCTGCGTAACCTGCGCGTCCTGTTGGTCGATGATGAGGAGACGCTGCGCTTTACCGTTCGTGAAACGCTCGAAGACTGGGGCGCCATTGTTCAGGAGGCAAGCGACGGCACGGCAGCCCTCGCCCTGCTCAATGACCGGGAACGCCTGTATGATGTACTGATTACCGATGTCGGTCTGCCGGGTGGTCTGAATGGACGGCAACTTGCCGATGCGGCGCTCGTGCTGCGGCCATTACTCTCGGTGCTGTTCATCACAGGCTACGCGGAACAGGCCATATTTGACCGGAGTGGACAGGATGAGAAAATCCATATCCTGCCCAAACCCTTCACCACGGCCATGCTTGACGAGAAACTGAGAAACGCCCTCAGGCGCGGCTAG
- a CDS encoding mechanosensitive ion channel family protein, producing MLSLSRAPNPGATVLTLENRYSARRPFSWCLLICLLVGSLCLQSGSARAQTQATAAVPEAPRITADQARQLASVLNNDAKRREFLTTLQNLSQAQQAANPTDTGEKTGPKLKPDGLGAELLGSASDWTHAASVQAHSLLRTVVDVRAIGPWWRHMRNDPADRQESLKLLLRALILAAVSTCLFYALRLLLRGVRNRVEALARIKGRSALAREIDDRQAAEEAADEAARGDAEWKTGDGSSTTDQTTLSDNAPPLAQDHGDAYQQSADEASPPEQERPTVQTEGPSSGAKPIPDTQDRERLSRLRHQGALARLTLVLKRLPYSFLCLLLDCLPVLVVPFIALLIVIADPAADEFTTALLRALSLTALVAGGLIIAIRTILAPQRPWLRLALLSDSAASFLFDWLRLLILTTGISAAALETLDDCGLPDRVIEALLKILTLVLHLMVAVMIIRSRPKVMRFCARRERRGFGASMLHLFGRTWWVVALFFDMGLWLVWAAEIHHGYAAIWKLFLRSAVALVVMRCVSIVLYGLLERVFRSAPGWVTLSEDAQTRFSRYYAPAQRVTSVIIIALTVLALASAWGAPIKVLFGAGGLGYRLASSSMTVLIACLLGVVVWEASNIMLERYARKVGGLDDGAAKVARVRTLQPMIRIVLMVILVAVIGLTVLSEIGVNVAPLLAGASIFGVALGFGSQKLVQDFINGIFLLMENALTVGDAVTLNGTYGVVEHLSLRTVHVRANDGSMNIFPFSSLGQIINYNRDFARAIIVAEVGYETDTDEVVKVINDITAEMRADENFKALIIDDFQMWGVDALNQTSVTVRGTLPTITSGRWPVQREFYRRLKKTFEARNIHLPYPTRYVEVTGLAGMGGSDGPEHDRRSGEEGVTLREGRVPTSRPE from the coding sequence ATGTTGTCCCTTTCGCGAGCGCCCAATCCGGGTGCCACGGTCCTGACACTCGAAAACAGGTATTCCGCGCGACGGCCTTTTTCATGGTGTCTGCTGATCTGTCTCCTGGTTGGCAGTCTGTGCTTGCAATCAGGGAGCGCGCGCGCCCAGACGCAAGCCACTGCGGCAGTGCCCGAAGCACCGCGCATCACAGCCGATCAGGCGCGGCAACTCGCTTCGGTGCTCAATAACGATGCCAAGCGCCGCGAATTCCTGACGACACTGCAGAATCTCAGTCAGGCCCAGCAGGCGGCCAATCCGACCGATACAGGTGAGAAAACCGGTCCGAAGCTCAAACCCGACGGGCTGGGGGCAGAATTGCTTGGCAGTGCCTCCGACTGGACCCATGCTGCCAGTGTTCAGGCGCATAGCCTGCTGCGCACCGTCGTGGATGTGCGCGCCATTGGGCCGTGGTGGCGCCACATGCGCAACGATCCGGCAGATCGTCAGGAATCGCTCAAACTGCTGCTACGCGCCCTGATTCTGGCTGCAGTGAGCACCTGTCTCTTTTATGCGTTGCGGCTTCTGTTACGGGGGGTGCGCAACCGCGTTGAGGCGCTGGCTCGCATCAAGGGGCGTTCTGCGCTGGCGCGTGAAATCGATGATCGTCAGGCCGCAGAAGAGGCAGCCGACGAGGCTGCTCGGGGAGACGCTGAGTGGAAGACGGGCGACGGAAGCTCCACCACTGACCAGACCACTCTTTCCGACAATGCGCCGCCTTTGGCGCAGGATCACGGCGATGCCTATCAGCAATCCGCTGACGAAGCCTCGCCCCCTGAACAGGAGCGCCCGACCGTTCAGACGGAAGGCCCCTCAAGCGGCGCGAAGCCCATTCCCGATACGCAGGATCGAGAGCGTCTGTCGCGTTTGCGGCATCAAGGCGCACTTGCCCGACTGACGCTTGTTCTCAAGCGGCTTCCTTACAGCTTCCTCTGCCTGTTGCTTGACTGTCTGCCGGTGCTGGTTGTGCCTTTCATTGCCTTGCTGATCGTCATTGCCGATCCGGCGGCTGACGAGTTCACAACGGCCTTGCTGCGTGCGCTGAGCCTGACGGCTCTGGTGGCTGGAGGGCTGATCATTGCCATACGCACCATTCTTGCGCCGCAGCGCCCCTGGCTGCGCCTTGCCCTGCTCTCAGATTCCGCGGCGAGCTTCCTGTTCGACTGGCTGCGTCTGCTGATCCTCACCACAGGAATTTCTGCTGCTGCGCTCGAAACGCTTGATGATTGTGGCTTGCCCGACAGGGTGATCGAGGCACTGCTCAAGATCCTGACGCTTGTTCTGCATCTGATGGTGGCGGTCATGATCATCCGCAGCCGCCCCAAGGTCATGCGATTTTGCGCGCGTAGGGAACGGCGTGGTTTTGGCGCCAGCATGTTGCATCTTTTCGGTCGCACCTGGTGGGTGGTTGCGCTCTTCTTCGACATGGGCCTTTGGCTCGTCTGGGCGGCGGAAATCCATCACGGTTATGCGGCAATCTGGAAGCTCTTTCTGCGCAGCGCTGTGGCGCTGGTGGTCATGCGCTGCGTCAGCATCGTGCTGTACGGGCTGCTGGAACGCGTGTTCCGCTCGGCTCCAGGCTGGGTCACGCTGAGCGAGGATGCACAGACACGCTTCAGCCGCTATTACGCCCCGGCACAGCGGGTCACGTCTGTCATCATCATTGCGCTGACCGTTCTTGCTCTGGCCAGTGCCTGGGGCGCGCCCATCAAGGTCCTGTTTGGTGCCGGTGGGCTTGGCTATCGTCTGGCCTCGTCATCCATGACAGTGCTCATCGCCTGCCTTCTCGGGGTTGTGGTCTGGGAGGCGAGCAACATCATGCTCGAGCGCTATGCCCGCAAGGTGGGCGGGCTTGATGACGGTGCGGCCAAGGTGGCCCGTGTGCGCACATTGCAGCCCATGATCCGTATCGTCCTCATGGTCATTCTGGTGGCTGTCATCGGGCTCACCGTGCTGAGCGAGATCGGCGTGAATGTTGCCCCGCTTCTCGCAGGGGCCTCGATCTTTGGTGTCGCGTTGGGTTTCGGCTCGCAAAAGCTCGTGCAGGATTTCATCAACGGGATTTTCCTGCTCATGGAAAATGCTCTGACGGTGGGCGATGCCGTCACGCTCAACGGTACCTATGGCGTGGTCGAGCATCTCTCGCTGCGCACGGTTCATGTACGTGCCAATGATGGCTCCATGAATATCTTTCCGTTCAGCTCGCTTGGTCAGATCATCAATTACAACCGTGATTTTGCCCGTGCCATTATCGTGGCCGAGGTCGGGTATGAGACGGATACCGATGAGGTCGTGAAGGTCATCAATGATATCACGGCCGAGATGCGGGCCGATGAGAATTTCAAGGCCCTGATCATCGACGATTTCCAGATGTGGGGTGTGGACGCGCTCAATCAGACCTCTGTCACGGTGCGCGGTACGTTGCCGACAATCACCTCCGGGCGCTGGCCTGTGCAGCGTGAATTCTATCGCCGCCTGAAAAAGACGTTCGAGGCGCGGAATATCCATCTCCCTTATCCAACGCGCTATGTGGAGGTTACGGGGCTGGCAGGTATGGGAGGCAGCGACGGGCCAGAACACGACCGGCGATCAGGCGAAGAAGGTGTCACATTGCGAGAGGGACGCGTCCCAACCTCCCGACCCGAATGA
- the hemA gene encoding 5-aminolevulinate synthase: protein MAQVDTVYDKYFQTALDGLKADGSYRHFAELERHAGQFPHAYHHGLKRDITVWCSNDYLGMGQHPDVLKAMHESLARSGAGAGGTRNISGTNHEHVALEKELAALHGKEAALLFNSGYLSNWATLGTIAARLKGCVVLSDAANHASMIEGIRHSRAEKMIFRHNDVEDLEAKLKAIPLDTPKIVAFESVYSMDGDIAPIEAICDLADRYNALTYLDEVHAVGLYGHQGGGVAEERGLAHRLSVIEGTLGKGFGVVGGYITGSAALCDFVRSFASGFIFSTALPPMVAAGALASIRHLRNSQSERSAHRQAVAWLRESLDRAGIPHLDNPSHIVPVMVGDATRCRALSDALLQRFGHYIQPINYPTVPRGTERLRITPGPLHTKEDIDSLVTALAVLWREHQLANAA from the coding sequence ATGGCGCAAGTGGATACAGTCTACGACAAGTATTTCCAGACAGCTCTGGACGGCCTCAAGGCCGATGGCAGCTACCGGCATTTTGCCGAGCTCGAGCGTCATGCCGGACAGTTTCCCCACGCCTACCATCACGGTCTGAAGCGCGATATCACTGTGTGGTGCTCGAATGACTACCTCGGCATGGGCCAGCACCCGGACGTGCTTAAGGCAATGCACGAGAGCCTCGCCCGTAGCGGTGCCGGTGCGGGTGGCACGCGAAACATCTCAGGCACCAATCATGAGCATGTAGCGCTTGAAAAGGAGCTTGCAGCCCTTCACGGCAAGGAAGCAGCGCTGCTTTTCAATTCGGGGTATCTTTCCAACTGGGCGACACTGGGCACGATCGCAGCGCGGCTCAAGGGCTGCGTCGTGCTTTCTGATGCCGCCAACCATGCCTCGATGATCGAGGGCATACGCCACTCACGCGCTGAAAAGATGATTTTCCGTCATAACGACGTCGAGGATCTTGAGGCGAAGCTCAAGGCGATCCCGCTCGATACACCCAAGATTGTCGCCTTTGAATCGGTCTATTCGATGGATGGCGATATCGCCCCGATTGAGGCGATCTGCGACCTTGCCGATCGTTACAATGCCCTGACCTATCTGGACGAGGTTCACGCTGTTGGTCTTTATGGCCATCAGGGCGGTGGCGTTGCCGAGGAACGCGGTCTGGCGCATCGTCTCTCGGTCATCGAGGGGACCCTGGGGAAGGGCTTTGGCGTGGTCGGTGGCTACATTACCGGTAGTGCTGCGTTGTGCGATTTCGTGCGCTCTTTCGCCTCAGGCTTCATTTTCTCGACCGCGCTTCCCCCGATGGTGGCGGCAGGAGCACTGGCAAGCATCCGTCATCTGCGCAACAGCCAGAGCGAGCGGTCGGCGCATCGTCAGGCCGTGGCATGGCTGCGTGAAAGCCTCGACCGTGCCGGTATCCCCCATCTGGACAACCCGTCGCATATTGTGCCGGTCATGGTAGGCGACGCGACGCGGTGCCGTGCGCTTTCTGACGCTCTGCTTCAACGCTTTGGTCATTACATCCAGCCGATCAACTATCCGACCGTCCCGCGAGGCACCGAGCGCCTGCGCATCACGCCGGGGCCCCTGCACACCAAGGAAGATATCGACTCCCTCGTCACTGCGCTGGCCGTGCTGTGGCGCGAGCATCAACTGGCCAACGCCGCCTGA
- a CDS encoding MFS transporter — protein MSASARQSYLSQILTYPPLIALKPFWRVTFAAFLGWFLDAFDQTALLLTLPDISHDFGATISAMGTVLLAQSIGRAVGNTGWGWLADRYGRRLAFLLGVLWFGVFSAATGFSHSLISLIVIQFLFGIGFGGEWTASAALLMESVPGKSRAMASAIMMSGYELGFLAATAAQAVILPHYSWRLLFFIGLAPAVLALFIRWGVQESPVWTLKQERQKGLNGAAPQPKAKFILTLAAVQAIALMSFLEFQKAAIYSLYPTILRNVHHLTPALVFWPIGCFCIGSLVGKLSCGALASRFGDLRVIIGTLLVVILTIYPFLSAETYPVLLVSAVIMGLAASGVFALVPHYLAKRFPSDTRSFGMGLSYAIGSLGQGLAGKLVPVFGRNLGLPLSAQLFVIGSSVIVGAIAWAEPDELPGETMENE, from the coding sequence ATGTCGGCCTCCGCCCGCCAATCCTACCTGTCCCAGATCCTCACCTACCCCCCGCTGATCGCGCTCAAACCCTTCTGGCGCGTCACCTTCGCCGCTTTCCTCGGCTGGTTTCTCGACGCCTTCGACCAGACAGCACTGCTGCTCACCCTGCCCGACATCTCCCATGATTTCGGGGCCACCATCAGCGCCATGGGCACGGTACTTCTGGCGCAAAGCATCGGGCGTGCCGTTGGCAATACCGGGTGGGGATGGCTGGCAGACCGTTACGGGCGCCGTCTGGCGTTTTTGCTGGGTGTGTTGTGGTTTGGCGTGTTTTCTGCGGCCACAGGATTCTCTCACAGCCTGATCAGCCTGATTGTCATCCAGTTCCTTTTCGGCATCGGCTTTGGCGGTGAGTGGACGGCCTCCGCAGCACTCCTGATGGAGAGCGTACCCGGCAAAAGCCGCGCCATGGCCTCGGCCATCATGATGTCGGGTTACGAACTCGGGTTTCTAGCTGCGACCGCAGCCCAGGCGGTCATTCTGCCGCATTACTCGTGGCGCCTGCTGTTCTTTATCGGGCTGGCGCCCGCCGTGCTCGCCCTCTTCATACGCTGGGGCGTTCAGGAAAGCCCGGTATGGACGCTCAAGCAGGAGCGTCAGAAGGGGCTCAATGGCGCGGCACCCCAGCCCAAGGCCAAATTCATCCTGACGCTGGCGGCCGTGCAGGCCATTGCGCTCATGTCGTTTCTGGAGTTTCAGAAGGCCGCCATCTACAGCCTTTATCCAACGATCCTGCGCAATGTTCATCACCTGACGCCGGCGCTCGTGTTCTGGCCAATCGGCTGTTTCTGTATCGGCTCGCTGGTGGGCAAGCTGTCCTGCGGGGCGCTGGCCAGCCGCTTCGGCGATCTGCGCGTGATTATCGGCACATTGCTTGTGGTGATCCTTACAATCTATCCTTTCCTCAGTGCGGAGACCTATCCCGTTCTGCTGGTATCGGCCGTGATCATGGGGCTTGCTGCCTCGGGCGTCTTTGCCCTTGTGCCGCATTATCTCGCCAAGCGCTTCCCTTCGGACACGCGCAGCTTCGGCATGGGGCTGAGCTATGCCATTGGCTCGCTTGGGCAGGGGCTTGCAGGCAAGCTTGTTCCGGTATTCGGGCGCAATCTCGGCCTTCCGCTGTCGGCACAGCTTTTTGTTATTGGGTCCAGCGTGATCGTGGGCGCCATTGCGTGGGCAGAGCCGGACGAGCTTCCGGGCGAAACGATGGAAAACGAATAG